In Anopheles arabiensis isolate DONGOLA chromosome 2, AaraD3, whole genome shotgun sequence, the genomic window CATCACACCAGCCCCGGGGTAAGTGGCCAACCAGCTGCTGAAGAAGAAGGTGACCCGCCGCCGTTAGTGCAGTGCGAGAGAAGTTGGGTGACTCGACACGAATTAGACACGCACGGGTTGAGGATGCAAGGTTATTACCGAAACCACCTACCATATTAAAACAACGAGGCGTTGAGTTTGAGCAAGCAGAAGCTGCTTGCCTCCGTCACTGCCCCTATTTGCCATCCACAAAAACTTGCCATTTCTGAAAGTCAGCGTCTCCCGACGGTGGATTAGTTTAACATTGGTTGGTTGCGAGCTGCGTGGAGCACATTTATCAAACCATTTATATGCAGTTTCAAGTAATTAGTGAAGATGTTCAATCAATTCTATGTCTTCTACGTTGGAGTCTACATACTACTGTTGCAAAGCAGAATTAAAGGTAAGTTTGAACATTCATAAAAGATCAAAATAGAATATAGATTGtcaaatttgtttgaattgatatattttttcagCATCTCATagtgatatttatttaaaactaaCTAGAACCACTTGATGTCGATTTGCCCAAAATTGGTTATTCTGATTTTTTCTATGTTTATCTCAAATTTCGTACCAGTGGTGTAgtacatttttaaaatttccacGCATGCACCAGTGGTGtagtatatttttaaaatttccacGCATGAATAAATGAGAATGAATATAGAggtttgaatgaaaatttcattGCTGCTCAATGGAATCCTTGAACACAACATTTTTAAAGATTGtaagcaaaacaatcaaacaaggGAATCGAGTAATTTTTAAGCAGTTCAGTTGATCTCAATAAACTGTTATACTGTTGtgaaaaaatgtaattattgaaccaaaatattcttcttctacttaTTTGGCGCTTAGACAATAGTCGTTCTAGGCCTGCCTCGATCTTAGGCTTGGCTATCCATATGGTTTATTAGACCTACAACTATACACAAGGATATTCAACCCAGGGGGATTTGGTCCTTAAGAGGCTTTAACGtatgacaggcatgttgttgaTTCGTCCGAGGCGAAGGACCTCCGCAAGTTTACACAAATAGCTTCACTAATACTTAAAAACTAACCAAAACGAAAACGCTGACGAAGACGATCTTTGAACTCTGAcaaagaaatattaaaatcgAACAGGTCACTCATAACATTTAGCTCACGACACATAAGTTCAATGGGTTGCATTGTCCGTAAATGGTGCTCGTACGTTcggcgaaaaaataaaaattcgtaCTAACTATTCTAGATggtgcaacaacaaaattacGGCTGCAAGGAGTGCAGGACAGTCGATATCACCTTGCAGCAGCCAAAATGGGAATACACTTTTTTCTCCTGACATAAAGCGACTCCTAACCAAACAATAGGCACCGTTGATAGTAAGGAGGTTGAACCTCGTTATACTAAGGAAGGAGTCGTAAAGCGAACCTAGTAAACTTGCGCTGTATACTTTCCAGGCGATTGATTAGGCGAGCAGCTAAGGGGCACCAAACTACATAACAATATTCCTGGGTGGACCTAACGATAGCGCAATATACGGCTTTTAGGCACATTAGGCACGGCTGGTTATCCTTGGGGATAACACTATCAAGATGTTCATCAAACGTAAGTTTACAATCTAGCAAGACACCAAGATCTCGTATGCAGGATGTGCACGTCCGCGAGGTATTAGAGATTACATAATAATACTTGATCGGGTGACGTGCTCTAGTGAAAGATACAGATTGGCATTTAACTGGACACAGCTTTAAATAGCTATATAAACGATATAAACTCATTCCGTACTCAACCTTCTGAGAGGTAAAAAATTTGAAGAATTTAGTTGATACTAATGAAAACGAAGGAAAtaaatgaagcaataaaacaatgtttttatCACATCGTAGTTACGTTTTACAATTAAAGActccttcacgattctagtcagttttttgtatggagtttgacagttggaggctgaaatcatgtaaacactcgatacaaaaccacacaaaaaactagcctgcaattttcagtctagattattctagcctcaaagctagaattagattcaactacctgctcgaaaacacggtgttgtttacatttatcccaaggtgccttaaagagatctggtggtggaatctagagtcaaagtgtatgtagtccaggtggtctcatagcaccttttttttaaaaccaaatttgaatatcactttttgacaagatgggtgaaaacttttgtgcaaacaagctttcttgaGGCTTGacaaatactcaaaacactcttaaaatcttcattcagaagcagaagtgataaaaatcagctttttcaattcatacactttgggataagcccacctgtatattatacacacttagatagctgctcgaaaactgccatacaatgcaaacagctgacaggctgaaatttcacccttgaacttacaacggaaagggcccctataacagaaaaataaatgttctATCAACTTTGACAGCCTTTTAAATATGGGCTATTTAATAGAGCTGACTCCAGCCCAAGCATTGTCTTGTCTGAAAATGCTCATTTGCTGTAAACTAGGAATGAGTTATTATGACAGAGATAGACTCTCTGGaacataattttgtttttttgtccaagagtagcagcagcatggaatttattaatttacttATTATTACGATTCTAATTTAACGATCTTCGCTATCCTTTGCTAAACCAGCTAACATGACAAAACTGACAAAACTCGTCAAAAAGTACTACGCCTTTTCTGTAACTATATCATCCACATCATTGGAAACAAcgatattgaaataaataataatgtcCTTCAATGTTCCTTAGTTCTTTAAAAATGTGGTAAGATTAAGTTGAAAATGTACAATAGCACACAaatgaatatgttttataaaaaaaaactgaatttcTAATTTTGCTAATGTTGTTCAGTTTGTTTATTCAGTACTTCTTTTGGAAATAGAATgtggattaaaaaaataatggtaaCTGAATCATTAAGATATGTACTGAATGCTCATAAAACGGACACATCGTTTACTGCTGAAAAAGATACAATCGATTCGTTGATAGCTCATTTCTACCATCAGCTCGGTGTAAATGTTTTCAGCTTTTGGGTTCAATTTTTcctttatattttttcttcttcttcttctttggctcaacaaccgatgtcggtgaaggcctgcctgtacccacttgtgggcattggctttcagtgactaattaattcccccccatagcaggatagtcagtcctacgtatggcggcgcggtctatttggggattgaacccatgacgggcatgttgttaagtcgtacgtgttgacgactgtactacgagacagGCATTTTTTCAGAAACAAGTATAAATCATTTCTTTACACCCACTCCAAAATTTCAGTTGATAGAACTTAATGTATTAGTTCGTTGATGCTGAAAAGTTTGCAGCCAAACATTTGCTGACtcttaatgtgtttttttttttggaaaaaagttTCTGCCAAAATACTTTCGATGCAGTTCATTGCTGCTGAAACTTTTGCAACTACAAACTGTTTGAAGACAAATCTCAAACGTCTATGACAGACGTTGAAAATTTCATCTCTCTAAGTTATGTAAAGCATGCAGTACGCTTTTTTTAAAACCAACAATAGCCCGTCGTCTTATTTGTAAGACATCTTTGAAATGCTCTTGTGTAAACCTGAACCTTGCCTCCACAGGGAGAACATCTATTTTGCTTACATTACATGCGatgctttccttccttttttttcttttattcccAGTTTCCGTCAGCTCAACCATGATGACCACCACGACCGAGGAGTCTGCCGCTTTACAGCCGTACTTTGATTTTGACGTGCCCCGCAATCTAACCGTAACCGTAGGTCAAACTGGTTTCTTGCACTGTCGAGTGGAACGTCTTGGGGATAAGGATGTAAGTATTTGTATCTGGCGATGATGCTCGGAATAGTTGGGCTCACCGTATTGATGTACGTGCTGCTAGGGTGGATGATTCATTTCGTAGATTTTTCACGTTCTCAATCGATTATCGTTTCCTGTTGAGCAGCGGTGATGAGGGTAAAATTGGTTTTCGCTGGGAAAACATTGTTACTTGATCGTGATAGAGGATCATGCTACCTGCGGatgaaaaggtttttttttacttgacggtgtgtttgtattgCCAAATGATTTCTTTCAATTCACATGCACATACAACGTTACAGGAAACATCAAAGAAGGGTTTTTAGATGATAAATTGAGCTCCCATCTTCCAATCGTTGTTGACTTCTGGTATTTTAAcctgatattttatttttattataaattgtGAGCTAAGCTATAAATGTAACATTTGGTAGTATAATAAATTTTGACTAGGCGTTTTGTAAGCATGCTTTGAGTTAAAGATGTTTactgattttttaattttcaatacGCAcgtaatgaaaaaaatatatatatcaaAAATCACATCAATTGTATCTCGTGTTCCGAAGAGGCTTATTCGTATATGTCACGAatgcaaaatcaaaactaGTGATTAACTTATTAATCATTTCGttgataaattttaattattctaaAATACTTTTCGAACTTTAGAaccactcaaaaaaaaaaacaaacatattctTACTCCTTTACCGTTGCTAAAGGTGGCATGGATCCGTAAGCGAGATATCCACATACTCACAACAGGCGCTTCCACGTACACCTCGGACCAGCGTTTCCAGGTAAGCACGTGCACTCTGAGAGTGTCATTGAATATTTACGGCCAACggatataaaataattttccagGAACGTGCTTCAAAAACTTATTTCCTTTCCTCATTTTACTGCAGGTGCTCCACCCAGAAGGTTCCGTCAATTGGACGCTGCAGATAAAATATCCTCAAGTGCGCGACACCGGCGTGTACGAGTGTCAAATTAACACCGAACCTAAAATGTCACTGTCCTATACACTTAATGTTATTGGTTAGTATGAATTTGTCGTATTGAGACTGTTTTATTTCAATCCTGCCTATTTAGTGTGAAACACTTAAGGAAGCAACTCACCTCATACGACCTTTTCCTTCATCTGACAGAGCTGCGGGCGAGAATTCTTGGTCCGACGGACATATTTGTCAAATCCGATAGTGAAATTACAATGACTTGCGTCATTCAGCAGGGACCACATGAGCTAGGGACAATTTTTTGGTACAAAGGTGGGTAGCCATTCCTCGAACGGATGTAACAGGTGGAATGTACCATTCAATTTGCGCCAGCAATGCGTTGAGCCATATTGCTGCCTTGCATTGTTTCATGACATGTAcacgtatgttttttttcaggaTCTACACTCATCGAGCCTTTAGCCCAAGAAAATGAACTGCTTCCTAGTGAAAAGCGTAGAATTATTGTCGAAACAGATTGGACCGATGTTTTGACATCTAGGTGAGCAAAAAATCATATATTTTCGACGAAATTATCCACTGAGTTTGAACATTTCCTAGATCTTCGTTTGAACGTAATATATGTCTTTCACATTCTAACTCGTCTGAAATCCTTCTTGGTAAACTTATACGCAATATCTGTTTTATTatatttccttcttttccaaCTAAGGTTAAAAATCAAAAGGGTTGTACAAAGTGATACAGGAAATTATACTTGCGTTCCAACAATGGCAAAATCGGCAAGCGTGTATGCCCATGTGATTAGCGGTAAGTTTGTGCAAACATTTCAATGTAGCAGATGCTACCGAACACAAAAGACTCATTTCTATAGCAACATACACAGTattaaaatagaaataaaacacgtATGGAAAACTTTCACGCATTGCAATTGCATTATGTACAATCGTGCATCACGAACAGAAGCACATATACAAAGAATTTTACGTTCCCAAGCTACTCTTTCCTTTCAACACAGCGACGAAAGATTTGCTCTTCGTATAGCGGAACATTGttgttctttaaaaaataacttaTCTTACGATATTCTTGAAAGCCTCCATACGACTAAAGGAACTTAAAGCTGACTGAGATCAATCGTTAAAATTGTTAGTTTTCAAAGGCAAAGTTTCAATATCAATTAGTCAACGATCAAAGACATGAGAATCATGTTTTGTTAGTCACGCGCAGACATACCATCATTACAGTGAATGTCTCAGTAGGAagtaaaaacacgaaaaacatTTATGTATTCAATAAGGTCATGGTCTGCAATACAAACAAATCAGTATAATAGCTCATTAAAACTGATAAAACGATGTTTCGAATGATGTTGTGTGCTTTTCCCATAGCTTTCCATATTTCATATTATATCACTTCAATGATATCATTGAACATGCTAGAAATTACTAGCAAACATATCAATATCTGGCTTTAATTGCCTGCCGATCTTTTGTGTAGACCaagggtctccaaactacctCCCGCGGGCTGCATGCGACCCTCGGGAGCCTTTTATGCGGCCCTTGGCGATTTTGTTAAGGTTAAAAGAAATAGTTAATTATTGGgactatttttaaagaaaatgtaatttttgcTATTCAGAGACGTAGACCAGGCTTAAATATTAGAAAGCTATAGAAGTTTTGTATATCAtgttagtattttcttataaaGACGAAATTTAAACGTTCGCATTAGTAACAGGCAACGGCAACAGATTActtaaaacgaaataaaataatgaacatTCCATACGTACCTTCCCGGTTCGTTTCATTTCAGGTGAACACCCTGCCGCGATGCAGCATAACGCCGCATCTAAAGTGTCTCACACGCTTCTGCTACAAACGGCGTGTATCATATGTTTAGGTGAGGTAGCATTAGTAAGGTATTTGTTAGGGAAAATCAGACTGATTGTACGGAGTTTGAGTGGTGTAAATGACGTAAGATGAACCATCGCATTGCCCTGTATTTGGCAATGAAGTAAGTGCTAGAGTGCTAAAACGTTTGTCTAAAGCCAGATGCAGGgattatgtttatttaatttttttttctatcaacTCAGTCTCATGAGAACGTGTTTGTATCATtgtaaaaaaatcgaaactCACTTTTTTCACTCACAACCATTGAAGTAGCGTAAGAAATCAGAAAAAAAGTCACCACTTGCAGTTAAAATCACATACAATAGCCATTTGTTACACAGTTCATGAAACCTTTTCTGCAAGATCCTACGACAGTCTCGGAATGGGATGACTGAACTGTAGCATGAACTATGATTATTAACTACCGTCTTAGAAGTAGGGCCACCATCATGAAATCAAACTGTACCTTTAAAAAGTGAACCGGTGCTGGAACATTTAAACATAAATTCACTAAGAAAGGATCTTTCCAATGCATAACAGACGAATAGTAATACAAAATGATACAAATATTCACTGAATCGATTCTGTTTGTGTACATAAGTTGATGTAAGAAGAGAACACTCATTTAAACTGCATTATTACCACCCTTTTTATGGCCAACCATTTTCTGTACTGATTTTCAGATCAAAACTATTTTTCACCATAAGCCATTTGTTAAGTTGAGTGATAATTTAACGAATATTTCCATCACTAAAGTAAGTCGTGTATGAAAATCTGTTCCCAAAAACGCTTAAGCATGCTGCGGTGTGCTTCATCCTAGCAACGGGAAATCCTTTTATGAGCTCCATTATCACATCGATGAGTTGCCTGTGGTGTGAACAGGAACTTTGATCTTTTTCGCCCGCCCCGTTTGATGCTCACGAATGTGACGCTTTGTTAAGGCTGTTAATTAATTTGTCATCGCTTCTTCCCGAAGCGTTCGGAAACTGCTGTCAGTAGTCAGGGGTTAACGATAATCTTGAAGTTGTTCGAAAGTTAGATCCAGTATTTAAAACAATCCTTCTGGCGGAAGCTACCAGAAGCACCCGTTTGCTCGAGGGGCCATCTGAGACCGGCAGTGGTTCGCAAACTTCCCTCTCAGTGGTGGATGGTTGATTATTGTTGCATGAGCGAAATAAGCCGGCAACGAAGCGTTGTGGGTTGCTAAAATAGATGGAGCAGGATTCAAGGGATCCGACCAAATCCCACCATACACCTGGCCTGGGCTTTATCGATcggtaaaaaaaacagtgtatGTGATGCCGCCGTTGATTATCTAAGGGAGGTATCCTGGCCTTTCGTCATTAAAATGGCCTTTACCTTGCACGTATTTCATTTCTGCGTTTATTCGCATCTACTTGGGATGGCTAACAGAGGAACATCCCTAGGGGTACCGGAAATTATGCAAGATGGATtgtggatgtttttttgtattttaaactGTCGAAAATGTGAGCAGCAGTGTACTACAGGATGTGGGTTTGGACCTGATTTTCAACAGGTTgttataactttttttttattggtacACTCTTCATCATAGGGTTTCCATGAAATATTTTCAGTCTTTGGTTTTGGTATCGACTGTTATTCAAATAATAAACTTACTTTGTTCGATAAAtattattgattttcttttcattatcGTATAATTCGAAACGTTTTAATTAAAGGATtgataaaaaatcatcaaaaaaaacaatgttagGAAAACGACAAAACTGATGATAGCAACATTCGATGTACATATATTACTTGGTTTAACATTCACAATTCTGTACTCAAAGAGCTGAGTGAAAACGCTAAAATGGACACTGTACGGacacaaattaaacaatacgAGCAGTTCTCTGTAGCATAGCACATCATTTCAcaacaatgcaacaaaaacgtaacacacacgcattctGTACAGTGCTCAAACATTCTGTAGAACAACGTAGCATTGATTGATAGAACAATTTGCCCGGAGCAATCATTAGGACAATAGAGGATTTGATTCATATtgtattttatcaaaattgcATCACTGCAATGTTAATTTACAAAAACAGCTGATTTATGGAATGCACGAACCACATCGTCTGGAGTTTCGATTACGAATGTTAATTTACAGACTTTTTAACGTTGAGCGAAATGTGACTGTTTAGCTACTGGGCACATTCATATGGATGTATTGCATGTAGAAGAGttttaattcaaaatgttTCCATCGATTCAAtcggtggtaatttcatcgaaatAGTGCAACATATTTGACGGTGATGATTGTACAAAACTCTCTAGACATCGAAtttatttaaacgtttttAAAGGCAAAATATGTAAGAAActattttcgttttctttattgttATTCTGGTGTTATTTTGAATATAATACTTATAAGAGTtttatattgttgtttttttattaattaaaaactgtGTAATTATTTACTACTAACTTGTTCATTGACGAAGCTCAGAAACATGAAGAAGCTTACACGTT contains:
- the LOC120895873 gene encoding zwei Ig domain protein zig-8-like — encoded protein: MFNQFYVFYVGVYILLLQSRIKVSVSSTMMTTTTEESAALQPYFDFDVPRNLTVTVGQTGFLHCRVERLGDKDVAWIRKRDIHILTTGASTYTSDQRFQVLHPEGSVNWTLQIKYPQVRDTGVYECQINTEPKMSLSYTLNVIELRARILGPTDIFVKSDSEITMTCVIQQGPHELGTIFWYKGSTLIEPLAQENELLPSEKRRIIVETDWTDVLTSRLKIKRVVQSDTGNYTCVPTMAKSASVYAHVISGEHPAAMQHNAASKVSHTLLLQTACIICLGEVALVRYLLGKIRLIVRSLSGVNDVR